A portion of the Bactrocera neohumeralis isolate Rockhampton chromosome 2, APGP_CSIRO_Bneo_wtdbg2-racon-allhic-juicebox.fasta_v2, whole genome shotgun sequence genome contains these proteins:
- the LOC126751627 gene encoding ATP-dependent RNA helicase p62 isoform X2, which yields MFKILVQSLAKNSCESRAPSQIAAVTCVKNSLILPAAKNHTIATSTIASRHFLFLTNRKPVSFAFHHQDLTAGSRKDVFAEYKQIKKTFLTNSSGITNSGGFYRYFHKSSENLVEGEASPAEKQKFSLKSSNKHSFTNSSLYIDPDEMNFGGRGARGGDDRHARQGGGGMRNGGAGGGGGDFHGVRNGRVDKNRGGGGGGRGGSGGYGGGSGFGGGYGGGNRGGTQDLTLGNVDFSNLTPFKKNFYEEHPIVANRSPYEVQRYRDEHEITIRGNAPNPIQDFSEAYFPDYVMKEVRRQGYKAPTAIQAQGWPIAMSGSNFVGIAQTGSGKTLGYILPAIVHINNQKPLERGDGPIALVLAPTRELAQQIQQVATEFGSASYVRNTCVFGGAPKGGQMRDLQRGCEIVIATPGRLIDFLAMNATNLKRCTYLVLDEADRMLDMGFEPQIRKILSQIRPDRQTLMWSATWPKEVKQLAEDFLGNYIQINIGSLELSANHNIRQVVDVCEEHDKEDKLKSLLSEIYDTSENPGKIIIFVETKRRVDNLVRFIRSFGVRCGAIHGDKSQSERDYVLREFRSGKSNILVATDVAARGLDVDGIKYVINFDYPQSSEDYIHRIGRTGRSNTKGTSYAFFTKNNAKQSRALVDVLREANQEINPALEGMARNNRGFDGGRSRYGGGGGNSRFNGTFRKGAIGGGGNGGGRGYGGGYGGNSGGGFAGGRSNGYSNNNGNSGENSYGNRNAASSSSGGGRQHTRFD from the exons atgtttaaaatattggtTCAaagtttggcgaaaaactcGTGTGAAAGCCGAGCACCGTCACAAATTGCCGCCGTGACGTGTGTaaaaaattcattgattttACCAGCGGCCAAGAATCATACAATTGCCACGAGTACTATAGCAAGTCGCCATTTTCTTTTTCTAACCAACAGAAAACCAGTGAGCTTTGCTTTTCATCATCAAGATCTAACGGCAGGCAGCAGAAAGGACGTATTCGCGGAGTATAAGCAGATTAAGAAAACATTCTTAACAAATTCAAGTGGAATAACTAACTCCGGTGGCTTCTACAGGTATTTTCACAAGTCGAGCGAAAATTTAGTAGAAGGGGAAGCGTCGCCTGCAGAAAAGCAAAAGTTTTCGTTAAAATCCAGCAACAAACACTCGTTTACAAATTCATCTTTGTATATAGATCCAGACGAAAT GAACTTTGGCGGTCGTGGTGCACGTGGTGGAGATGATCGTCATGCCAGACAGGGAGGTGGTGGCATGCGCAATGGAGGCGCTGGCGGTGGTGGAGGTGATTTCCACGGTGTGCGGAACGGTCGTGTTGACAAGAATCGTGGAGGTGGTGGTGGCGGACGTGGAGGTAGCGGAGGCTATGGTGGCGGAAGTGGTTTCGGTGGTGGATATGGAGGAGGCAATCGTGGGGGTACCCAAGATCTTACCCTCGGAAATGTCGACTTCTCAAATCTCACACCATTCAAGAAGAATTTTTATGAGGAACACCCCATTGTTGCGAACCGTTCCCCATATGAAGTACAACGTTATAGGGACGAACATGAAATTACTATCCGTGGAAATGCCCCTAACCCAATTCAAGACTTCAGCGAAGCTTATTTTCCTGACTATGTAATGAAGGAAGTACGTCGTCAGGGTTATAAGGCGCCAACAGCTATACAGGCACAAGGTTGGCCAATTGCTATGAGTGGTTCCAATTTTGTCGGTATTGCACAAACTGGATCCGGCAAAACCCTAGGGTACATCTTACCAGCGATCGTACATATTAACAACCAGAAACCATTAGAGCGGGGAGATGGACCCATAGCTTTGGTCTTGGCGCCTACACGAGAATTGGCTCAACAGATTCAACAAGTTGCCACTGAATTTGGCTCTGCATCGTACGTTCGAAACACATGCGTTTTTGGTGGGGCTCCAAAAGGAGGTCAAATGCGCGACTTGCAGCGTGGCTGTGAAATCGTCATTGCCACCCCAGGTCGTTTAATTGATTTTCTTGCAATGAATGCCACCAACTTGAAGCGTTGTACATATTTGGTATTGGATGAGGCTGATCGTATGTTAGATATGGGTTTTGAGCCCCAAATACGCAAGATTCTGTCACAGATTCGCCCTGATCGCCAGACACTTATGTGGTCTGCCACTTGGCCTAAAGAAGTTAAGCAGTTGGCTGAAGATTTTCTCGGCAACTACATTCAAATAAACATTGGTTCTCTGGAATTATCGGCAAATCACAATATCCGCCAAGTCGTTGACGTTTGTGAAGAACATGACAAGGAAGACAA atTAAAGTCTTTGCTTTCGGAAATTTATGATACCAGCGAAAACCCAGGCAAGATCATAATCTTTGTGGAGACCAAACGTCGCGTAGACAACTTAGTTCGCTTCATTCGTAGCTTCGGTGTGCGCTGCGGCGCCATTCACGGTGACAAGTCACAGTCGGAACGTGATTACGTCTTACGTGAATTCCGATCTGGAAAGTCGAACATTCTGGTAGCAACTGATGTCGCTGCGCGTGGTTTGG ATGTGGACGGTATCAAATATGTGATTAACTTCGATTACCCGCAATCGTCAGAGGATTATATTCATAGAATCGGACGTACAGGACGTTCCAACACAAAAGGCACTTCATATGCATTCTTCACCAAAAATAATGCCAAACAGTCGAGAGCGCTGGTTGATGTTTTACGAGAGGCTAATCAg GAAATTAATCCTGCGCTAGAAGGTATGGCACGTAATAACCGTGGATTTGATGGCGGCCGTTCCCGTtatggtggtggtggcggcaaCTCTCGCTTCAATGGCACCTTCCGAAAGGGTGCTATCGGAGGCGGCGGTAATGGCGGTGGCCGCGGCTACGGTGGCGGTTATGGCGGCAACAGCGGCGGAGGATTTGCCGGCGGTCGCAGCAACGGTTACAGCAATAACAATGGCAACAGCGGCGAAAACAGTTACGGTAACCGCAACGCAGCCAGCAGTAGTAGTGGCGGCGGCAGACAGCATACGCGTTTtgattaa
- the LOC126751627 gene encoding ATP-dependent RNA helicase p62 isoform X1 produces the protein MFKILVQSLAKNSCESRAPSQIAAVTCVKNSLILPAAKNHTIATSTIASRHFLFLTNRKPVSFAFHHQDLTAGSRKDVFAEYKQIKKTFLTNSSGITNSGGFYRYFHKSSENLVEGEASPAEKQKFSLKSSNKHSFTNSSLYIDPDEMAPHDRNFGGRGARGGDDRHARQGGGGMRNGGAGGGGGDFHGVRNGRVDKNRGGGGGGRGGSGGYGGGSGFGGGYGGGNRGGTQDLTLGNVDFSNLTPFKKNFYEEHPIVANRSPYEVQRYRDEHEITIRGNAPNPIQDFSEAYFPDYVMKEVRRQGYKAPTAIQAQGWPIAMSGSNFVGIAQTGSGKTLGYILPAIVHINNQKPLERGDGPIALVLAPTRELAQQIQQVATEFGSASYVRNTCVFGGAPKGGQMRDLQRGCEIVIATPGRLIDFLAMNATNLKRCTYLVLDEADRMLDMGFEPQIRKILSQIRPDRQTLMWSATWPKEVKQLAEDFLGNYIQINIGSLELSANHNIRQVVDVCEEHDKEDKLKSLLSEIYDTSENPGKIIIFVETKRRVDNLVRFIRSFGVRCGAIHGDKSQSERDYVLREFRSGKSNILVATDVAARGLDVDGIKYVINFDYPQSSEDYIHRIGRTGRSNTKGTSYAFFTKNNAKQSRALVDVLREANQEINPALEGMARNNRGFDGGRSRYGGGGGNSRFNGTFRKGAIGGGGNGGGRGYGGGYGGNSGGGFAGGRSNGYSNNNGNSGENSYGNRNAASSSSGGGRQHTRFD, from the exons atgtttaaaatattggtTCAaagtttggcgaaaaactcGTGTGAAAGCCGAGCACCGTCACAAATTGCCGCCGTGACGTGTGTaaaaaattcattgattttACCAGCGGCCAAGAATCATACAATTGCCACGAGTACTATAGCAAGTCGCCATTTTCTTTTTCTAACCAACAGAAAACCAGTGAGCTTTGCTTTTCATCATCAAGATCTAACGGCAGGCAGCAGAAAGGACGTATTCGCGGAGTATAAGCAGATTAAGAAAACATTCTTAACAAATTCAAGTGGAATAACTAACTCCGGTGGCTTCTACAGGTATTTTCACAAGTCGAGCGAAAATTTAGTAGAAGGGGAAGCGTCGCCTGCAGAAAAGCAAAAGTTTTCGTTAAAATCCAGCAACAAACACTCGTTTACAAATTCATCTTTGTATATAGATCCAGACGAAAT GGCACCTCATGATAGGAACTTTGGCGGTCGTGGTGCACGTGGTGGAGATGATCGTCATGCCAGACAGGGAGGTGGTGGCATGCGCAATGGAGGCGCTGGCGGTGGTGGAGGTGATTTCCACGGTGTGCGGAACGGTCGTGTTGACAAGAATCGTGGAGGTGGTGGTGGCGGACGTGGAGGTAGCGGAGGCTATGGTGGCGGAAGTGGTTTCGGTGGTGGATATGGAGGAGGCAATCGTGGGGGTACCCAAGATCTTACCCTCGGAAATGTCGACTTCTCAAATCTCACACCATTCAAGAAGAATTTTTATGAGGAACACCCCATTGTTGCGAACCGTTCCCCATATGAAGTACAACGTTATAGGGACGAACATGAAATTACTATCCGTGGAAATGCCCCTAACCCAATTCAAGACTTCAGCGAAGCTTATTTTCCTGACTATGTAATGAAGGAAGTACGTCGTCAGGGTTATAAGGCGCCAACAGCTATACAGGCACAAGGTTGGCCAATTGCTATGAGTGGTTCCAATTTTGTCGGTATTGCACAAACTGGATCCGGCAAAACCCTAGGGTACATCTTACCAGCGATCGTACATATTAACAACCAGAAACCATTAGAGCGGGGAGATGGACCCATAGCTTTGGTCTTGGCGCCTACACGAGAATTGGCTCAACAGATTCAACAAGTTGCCACTGAATTTGGCTCTGCATCGTACGTTCGAAACACATGCGTTTTTGGTGGGGCTCCAAAAGGAGGTCAAATGCGCGACTTGCAGCGTGGCTGTGAAATCGTCATTGCCACCCCAGGTCGTTTAATTGATTTTCTTGCAATGAATGCCACCAACTTGAAGCGTTGTACATATTTGGTATTGGATGAGGCTGATCGTATGTTAGATATGGGTTTTGAGCCCCAAATACGCAAGATTCTGTCACAGATTCGCCCTGATCGCCAGACACTTATGTGGTCTGCCACTTGGCCTAAAGAAGTTAAGCAGTTGGCTGAAGATTTTCTCGGCAACTACATTCAAATAAACATTGGTTCTCTGGAATTATCGGCAAATCACAATATCCGCCAAGTCGTTGACGTTTGTGAAGAACATGACAAGGAAGACAA atTAAAGTCTTTGCTTTCGGAAATTTATGATACCAGCGAAAACCCAGGCAAGATCATAATCTTTGTGGAGACCAAACGTCGCGTAGACAACTTAGTTCGCTTCATTCGTAGCTTCGGTGTGCGCTGCGGCGCCATTCACGGTGACAAGTCACAGTCGGAACGTGATTACGTCTTACGTGAATTCCGATCTGGAAAGTCGAACATTCTGGTAGCAACTGATGTCGCTGCGCGTGGTTTGG ATGTGGACGGTATCAAATATGTGATTAACTTCGATTACCCGCAATCGTCAGAGGATTATATTCATAGAATCGGACGTACAGGACGTTCCAACACAAAAGGCACTTCATATGCATTCTTCACCAAAAATAATGCCAAACAGTCGAGAGCGCTGGTTGATGTTTTACGAGAGGCTAATCAg GAAATTAATCCTGCGCTAGAAGGTATGGCACGTAATAACCGTGGATTTGATGGCGGCCGTTCCCGTtatggtggtggtggcggcaaCTCTCGCTTCAATGGCACCTTCCGAAAGGGTGCTATCGGAGGCGGCGGTAATGGCGGTGGCCGCGGCTACGGTGGCGGTTATGGCGGCAACAGCGGCGGAGGATTTGCCGGCGGTCGCAGCAACGGTTACAGCAATAACAATGGCAACAGCGGCGAAAACAGTTACGGTAACCGCAACGCAGCCAGCAGTAGTAGTGGCGGCGGCAGACAGCATACGCGTTTtgattaa
- the LOC126754494 gene encoding hatching enzyme 1.2 has product MLTKSENANNFWLLCCLLFACGVVCQSAGGSYISGTYKPMGVDLFDHEFISAPDPLGSNIEDWDESETGMDDPETIPRLFQGDIAIDPYTYISLRLGVNPMKHPKRLWPNATIPVEISHLYTNNERMSIERALQTFNALTCINFVPYDGEEEDYVLITPPVDDAPAGCWSYVGKRGGEQVVSLQQPDETSAHCFSSEGRIMHELMHAIGIYHEQSRADRDNFVKIHWENIVPKYRKNFKLISKKKGKHAFDYDYNSVMHYGEFYFSKKKGEKPTMTPLQPGVRIGQRKTISKTDCLKINDLYGCLNGRHARMYRSFCNLLGL; this is encoded by the exons ATGTTGACTAAAAGTGAGAATGCAAATAACTTTTGGCTTTTGTGTTGCTTGTTATTCGCTTGCGGTGTCGTGTGTCAAAGCGCAGGAGGTTCTTACATCAGCGGCACATACAAGCCAATGGGTGTGGATTTGTTCGACCACGAGTTTATTAGTGCTCCAG ATCCCTTGGGTTCCAATATAGAAGATTGGGATGAAAGTGAGACAGGAATGGATGATCCGGAAACAATACCACGCCTCTTTCAAGGTGATATTGCTATAGACCCGTACACTTACATATCGCTTAGACTAGGTGTTAACCCCATGAAGCATCCAAAACGTCTGTGGCCGAACGCTACCATCCCCGTCGAGATCAGCCATTTATATACGAACAACGAACGAATGTCTATAGAACGTGCCTTACAAACGTTCAATGCTTTGACTTGTATTAATTTCGTACCATACGATGGGGAGGAAGAGGACTACGTACTTATTACGCCGCCAGTAGATGACGCGCCGGCAGGGTGCTGGTCGTATGTAGGAAAACGTGGTGGAGAACAAGTCGTATCCCTACAACAACCTGACGAGACTAGCGCGCATTGCTTCAGCAGCGAAGGCCGCATCATGCACGAGCTCATGCATGCGATCGGAATTTATCACGAGCAGTCGAGAGCGGATCGagataattttgtaaaaatccaTTGGGAAAATATTGTGCCTAAATAtcgtaaaaatttcaagttaatttcaaaaaagaagGGCAAACACGCATTTGATTATGATTATAATTCTGTAATGCATTACGGCGAATTCTACTTTAGCAAAAAGAAGGGAGAGAAACCCACCATGACACCACTGCAGCCCGGAGTTCGTATAGGACAGCGGAAGACCATCAGTAAAACAGATTGTCTGAAGATCAACGATTTGTATGGCTGCTTGAACGGCAGACATGCGAGAATGTACAGAAGTTTCTGCAATTTATTGGGTCTATGA